A genomic window from Halorubrum lacusprofundi ATCC 49239 includes:
- a CDS encoding ABC transporter substrate-binding protein: protein MSSRDESVSRRKFLGAAGGAAVTVGLAGCSDNDGEDSDGSDGSDGSDGSNGSDGSDGSDGGDDTSLLRYGRGSHSATLDFQNSTSGEVAKVTEQIYDTLINFEPGESTLTDGLASDYSLDGETASLTLKEGVTFHNGEEFTAQDFEATYRRFVDSEYEYYAGDDYVSAYGPFTLGNWIDEIQVDGDYEMTIQLTQTYAPFLRNLAMFAAAVHSEAAIEEYGTDLSENAVGTGPFELNTLDDSNEQIRLDAYDDYWGDGPQVDEAVFVTVGENSTRAQSLASGELDIIDGLGAQSSQQVESADSAELVRTEGINIGYMAFNIAAVEEFQDRRVRQAVSHAINTEAIVNQIYAGFATEASQPLPPNVLGHNDDIEPYPYDPEQAQSLLEEAGYGDGFSFELATFQNPRGYNPSPLQTAETVASNLGEVGIEVEINQQSFAPFLEYTAQGRHDACFLGWYTDNADPDNFAYVLLHPQVEESELTEGQDWVSFDTEGYNTSNRSAWANQEYMDLVEEGQQTTTESDRAELYNEAMQIAHDEAPWVYLDYAEELRGVANRVNGFQIAAISGPYLNLVSLE from the coding sequence ATGTCATCCCGCGACGAGAGCGTTTCACGGAGAAAGTTCCTCGGTGCCGCCGGTGGCGCTGCAGTAACGGTCGGTCTCGCCGGCTGTTCCGACAACGACGGCGAGGATTCCGACGGTTCCGACGGCTCGGACGGCTCCGATGGTTCGAACGGTTCGGACGGCTCCGACGGTTCGGACGGCGGCGACGACACCAGCCTCCTCCGGTACGGCCGGGGGAGTCACTCGGCGACGCTGGACTTCCAGAACAGCACGAGCGGCGAGGTTGCGAAGGTGACCGAGCAGATCTACGACACGCTCATCAACTTCGAGCCGGGCGAGTCGACGCTCACCGACGGGCTCGCCTCGGACTACTCGCTCGACGGCGAGACGGCATCGCTCACGCTGAAGGAGGGGGTCACCTTCCACAACGGCGAGGAGTTCACCGCACAGGACTTCGAGGCGACGTACCGCCGCTTCGTCGACTCGGAGTACGAGTACTACGCTGGCGACGACTACGTCTCCGCGTACGGTCCCTTCACGCTCGGCAACTGGATCGACGAGATTCAGGTCGACGGCGACTACGAGATGACGATCCAGCTCACGCAGACGTACGCGCCGTTCCTGCGTAACCTGGCGATGTTCGCGGCCGCTGTCCACTCCGAGGCCGCCATCGAGGAGTACGGCACCGACCTGTCCGAAAACGCGGTCGGAACGGGGCCGTTCGAGCTCAACACCCTCGACGACTCCAACGAGCAGATCCGACTCGACGCGTACGACGACTACTGGGGCGACGGCCCGCAGGTCGACGAAGCCGTTTTCGTCACGGTCGGCGAGAACTCCACCCGAGCGCAGTCGCTCGCGAGCGGAGAACTCGACATTATCGACGGGCTCGGCGCGCAGTCCTCCCAGCAGGTCGAAAGCGCCGACAGCGCCGAACTGGTCCGCACCGAGGGGATCAACATCGGCTACATGGCGTTCAACATCGCGGCGGTCGAGGAGTTCCAGGACCGCCGCGTCCGTCAGGCCGTCAGCCACGCGATCAACACCGAGGCGATCGTCAACCAGATCTACGCCGGCTTCGCGACGGAGGCCAGCCAGCCGCTGCCGCCGAACGTGCTGGGCCACAACGACGACATCGAGCCGTACCCGTACGACCCCGAGCAGGCACAGAGCCTGCTGGAGGAAGCCGGCTACGGCGACGGGTTCTCCTTCGAACTGGCGACGTTCCAGAACCCCCGCGGATACAACCCCTCGCCGCTCCAGACGGCCGAGACGGTCGCCTCCAACCTCGGCGAGGTCGGCATCGAGGTCGAGATCAACCAGCAGTCGTTCGCGCCGTTCCTTGAGTACACGGCTCAGGGCCGCCACGACGCCTGCTTCCTCGGCTGGTACACCGACAACGCGGACCCGGACAACTTCGCGTACGTACTCTTACACCCGCAGGTTGAGGAGAGCGAACTCACCGAGGGCCAGGACTGGGTGAGCTTCGATACCGAGGGGTACAACACGAGTAACCGCTCGGCGTGGGCGAACCAGGAATACATGGACCTCGTCGAGGAAGGTCAGCAGACGACCACAGAGAGCGACCGCGCGGAGCTCTACAACGAGGCGATGCAGATCGCCCACGACGAGGCGCCGTGGGTGTACCTGGACTACGCCGAGGAGCTGCGGGGCGTCGCCAACCGGGTCAACGGGTTCCAGATCGCCGCGATCAGCGGCCCGTACCTGAACCTGGTCTCGCTGGAGTAG
- a CDS encoding ABC transporter permease, whose translation MFPKRFVLKRLLLLVPVLIGVATLVFSILHLSPGDPALTIAGERASQEFVERIRADLGLNDPIWVQYLDFLGNVARFDFGESYVINRNTSVREVLSDTLPVTLELALYGQLFGILFGIPLGVLSAVKQDTLTDHTTRVGALAGISVPIFWSGPLLILLFAQVLGVLPTSGRISSVYNVGAIRVTGMVTIDTLLAGDWDMFWSAVRHMLLPSLVIGVYSMALISRMMRSSMLEVVRQDYMRTARAKGQGAKITVLKHGFRNALIPVVTIIGIQFGGLLGGAVLTETVFAIGGIGTLLVEAIEVGDYPIVQGTVLTFAFLFTLVNLVVDVTYSYLDPRIQQ comes from the coding sequence ATGTTTCCAAAACGATTCGTACTCAAGCGGCTGCTGTTGCTTGTTCCGGTACTGATTGGAGTGGCGACGCTGGTCTTCTCCATCCTCCACCTCTCGCCGGGCGATCCGGCGCTTACGATCGCCGGGGAGCGGGCAAGTCAGGAGTTCGTTGAGCGCATCCGCGCCGATCTCGGGCTCAACGACCCGATCTGGGTCCAATATCTCGACTTCCTCGGTAACGTCGCGCGGTTCGACTTCGGGGAGTCGTACGTCATCAACCGGAACACGTCCGTCCGGGAGGTACTCTCCGACACCCTCCCCGTCACGCTCGAACTGGCGCTGTACGGCCAGTTATTCGGCATCCTGTTCGGTATCCCGCTCGGCGTACTGAGCGCGGTGAAACAGGACACGCTCACCGACCACACCACTCGCGTCGGCGCGCTGGCCGGAATCAGCGTGCCGATCTTCTGGAGCGGTCCGCTGCTGATCTTGCTGTTCGCGCAGGTGCTCGGGGTACTCCCGACTAGCGGGCGGATCTCGTCGGTGTACAACGTCGGCGCAATCCGCGTCACCGGGATGGTAACGATCGACACGCTGCTTGCTGGCGACTGGGACATGTTCTGGTCGGCGGTCAGACACATGCTCCTGCCGTCGCTCGTGATCGGCGTCTACTCGATGGCGCTCATCTCGCGGATGATGCGCTCGTCGATGCTGGAGGTCGTTAGGCAAGACTACATGCGCACCGCCCGCGCGAAGGGCCAGGGTGCGAAGATCACCGTACTGAAACACGGCTTCCGTAACGCGTTGATCCCTGTTGTCACGATTATCGGGATCCAGTTCGGCGGGCTCCTCGGCGGCGCGGTGCTGACCGAGACCGTGTTCGCGATCGGTGGGATCGGAACCCTCCTCGTCGAGGCGATCGAGGTCGGCGATTACCCGATCGTTCAAGGGACCGTCCTGACCTTCGCGTTCCTGTTCACCTTGGTGAACCTCGTCGTCGACGTGACCTACTCGTACCTCGATCCGAGGATCCAACAATGA
- a CDS encoding ABC transporter permease — translation MSTETLRDGETETTSRGLVDRVRASPFLSQLLSNRLALAGIAIIVAMLVIAVYARLTLDLEIISRSQLGTNPNRAAPSLEYPFGTDGQARDLLPRVGYGAWYAMLFGTVTVGASTVLGVGLGIIAAYYGDITDNVIMRTMDVLLAFPSLLLALALVSIFPDELGLWRAVAALTLVYTPRFARVVRGAALTVLENEYIDATVALGATDPRVLVRHVLPNCLAPITVQSTLNFGLAIIDLAALSFLGFGASAGTPSWGLMLSNGVSQGLLTGVWWWSFFPGLFLALTVLGFNLLGDGMRDALDPRMREAVD, via the coding sequence ATGAGCACCGAAACACTCAGAGACGGGGAGACGGAGACGACGAGTCGCGGGCTCGTCGACCGCGTCCGTGCCTCGCCGTTCCTCTCACAGCTGCTGTCGAATCGGCTCGCGCTGGCCGGGATCGCGATCATCGTCGCGATGCTCGTGATCGCCGTGTACGCCCGGCTGACGCTCGATCTCGAGATCATCTCCCGGTCGCAGCTCGGTACGAACCCGAACCGTGCCGCGCCGAGCTTGGAGTACCCGTTCGGGACCGACGGGCAGGCGCGAGACCTGCTTCCGCGGGTCGGGTACGGCGCGTGGTACGCGATGCTGTTTGGCACGGTGACCGTCGGCGCGTCGACGGTGCTCGGCGTCGGTCTGGGCATCATCGCCGCCTACTACGGCGACATCACCGACAACGTGATCATGCGGACGATGGACGTGCTGTTGGCGTTTCCCTCGCTACTCTTAGCGCTCGCGCTGGTCTCCATCTTCCCGGACGAACTGGGTCTCTGGCGGGCGGTCGCGGCCCTCACGCTCGTGTACACGCCCCGGTTCGCCCGCGTCGTCCGCGGAGCCGCACTCACCGTGTTGGAGAACGAGTACATCGACGCCACCGTCGCGCTCGGCGCCACGGACCCGCGGGTGCTCGTCAGACACGTGCTGCCGAACTGTCTCGCGCCGATCACCGTCCAGTCGACGCTGAACTTCGGGCTGGCGATCATCGACTTGGCCGCGCTGTCGTTCCTCGGGTTCGGCGCCTCGGCCGGCACGCCCTCGTGGGGGCTCATGCTCTCGAACGGCGTGAGTCAGGGGCTGCTCACCGGCGTCTGGTGGTGGTCGTTCTTCCCCGGCCTGTTCCTCGCGTTGACCGTTCTCGGGTTCAACCTGCTTGGCGACGGGATGCGGGACGCGCTCGACCCCCGGATGCGGGAAGCGGTCGACTGA
- a CDS encoding DUF7268 family protein, protein MPLSPVVRERGRLVAGGVAVGSVATPILVIGLVVVGGFAPLAAAETAFAFGGLWFGLALLGWAGSVASGRAIEAAQERLGADTDWTERRSRRAMARIVGFGAGMMLVAPVIGTVVG, encoded by the coding sequence ATGCCGCTGTCGCCGGTCGTCCGGGAACGCGGGCGGCTCGTCGCCGGCGGTGTCGCCGTCGGCTCTGTCGCGACGCCTATCCTCGTAATCGGACTGGTCGTCGTCGGCGGGTTCGCTCCGCTAGCCGCGGCGGAGACGGCGTTCGCGTTCGGCGGGCTCTGGTTCGGTCTCGCCCTCCTCGGGTGGGCCGGCTCCGTCGCCTCCGGTCGAGCGATCGAGGCCGCACAGGAGCGCCTCGGCGCGGACACCGACTGGACCGAGCGCCGGTCGCGCCGCGCGATGGCGCGGATCGTCGGATTCGGCGCCGGCATGATGCTCGTTGCACCGGTTATCGGAACCGTGGTCGGCTGA
- a CDS encoding ABC transporter ATP-binding protein — MTDPLVTVDGLEKYYYENDTLLDRLTGAEPEAVQAVDGVSFEVREGETLGVVGESGCGKSTLAETLMRLRDPTGGSVTFDGEPVFELSGGDLDAFRRRAQVMFQDPFSSLDPRMTAGEIITEPLAIHDVGTSAERRERAESLLEEVGLSADQIDRYPHEFSGGQRQRIGFARALAIDPEFIVLDEPVSALDVSVQAQVLNLLADMQAERDLTYLFIAHDLSVVRHISDRVAVMYLGKVVEIGPTEEIFEDPQHPYTKALLESVPRADTEERSRTVETIRGDVPSPRNPPSGCSFRTRCPELIQPPGLDVPQAAFREISEFRTRIENGNIDVDLRWEQVDDPDREDRTAFVDSLRSEAFDEELPAADEDVILEAIRALADGDREAAAATLRERYRSPCEAIEPALPAGDHPSACLLNEQPDEVETAHEEWEASHDAPGVGASSE, encoded by the coding sequence ATGACTGACCCGCTCGTGACCGTCGACGGCCTCGAGAAGTACTACTACGAGAACGATACGCTGCTGGATCGGCTGACCGGAGCGGAGCCGGAGGCGGTGCAGGCGGTCGACGGCGTCTCCTTCGAGGTCCGCGAGGGCGAGACGCTCGGCGTCGTCGGCGAGTCCGGCTGCGGAAAGTCGACGCTCGCGGAGACGCTGATGCGGCTCCGCGACCCCACCGGCGGGTCCGTGACGTTCGACGGCGAGCCGGTCTTCGAGTTGTCCGGCGGCGATCTGGATGCGTTCAGGCGGCGGGCACAGGTGATGTTTCAGGACCCGTTCTCCAGTCTGGACCCGCGGATGACTGCCGGCGAGATCATCACGGAGCCGCTTGCGATCCACGACGTGGGAACCAGTGCCGAGCGGCGCGAGCGCGCCGAGAGTCTACTTGAGGAGGTCGGTCTCTCCGCCGACCAGATCGACCGGTATCCCCACGAGTTCTCCGGCGGGCAGCGCCAGCGCATCGGATTCGCCCGCGCACTCGCCATCGATCCGGAGTTCATCGTCCTCGACGAGCCGGTGTCGGCGCTCGACGTGAGCGTGCAGGCGCAGGTGTTGAACCTGCTCGCCGACATGCAGGCGGAGCGCGACCTGACGTACCTGTTCATCGCGCACGATCTCTCGGTGGTTCGCCACATTAGCGACCGCGTCGCCGTGATGTACCTCGGGAAGGTCGTCGAGATCGGTCCCACCGAAGAGATCTTCGAGGATCCGCAACACCCGTACACGAAGGCGCTGTTGGAATCCGTCCCACGGGCGGACACCGAGGAACGGAGCCGCACCGTCGAGACGATCCGCGGCGACGTACCCTCGCCACGAAACCCGCCCTCGGGGTGTTCGTTCCGGACGCGGTGTCCGGAGCTGATTCAGCCGCCGGGGTTGGACGTGCCGCAGGCGGCGTTTCGCGAGATAAGCGAGTTTAGGACGCGGATCGAGAACGGCAACATCGATGTGGACTTGCGGTGGGAACAGGTCGACGATCCGGATAGAGAGGACCGGACGGCGTTCGTCGACTCGCTCCGCTCGGAGGCGTTCGACGAGGAGCTGCCCGCCGCCGACGAGGACGTAATTCTCGAAGCGATCCGCGCGCTCGCCGACGGGGACCGCGAGGCCGCCGCGGCGACGCTGCGGGAGCGGTACCGGTCGCCCTGCGAGGCGATCGAACCCGCGTTGCCAGCGGGAGACCACCCCTCCGCGTGTCTGCTGAACGAGCAACCTGATGAGGTGGAGACGGCTCACGAAGAGTGGGAGGCGAGCCACGACGCTCCGGGCGTCGGCGCGTCTTCGGAGTAA
- a CDS encoding ABC transporter ATP-binding protein — protein MTDLLRVRDLSTRFFTEEGQINAVENVSFTVEAGSVLGVVGESGSGKSVTGLSLIDLVESPGQITSGEIWYNNADLADRIGEEDPEAVDGDFVDLRRLSEAERRSLRGSAFSMIFQDPMSSFNPSITVGEQIAEAAEVQRRASANPRSTRSRTQGYGLGQMFLDGVLPNRSYTSEESWDRAIELLERVGIPDPAERAEEYPHQFSGGMLQRAMIAQALAGDPDLLVADEPTTALDVTIQAQILDLLADLQETMEMSVVLITHNLGVIARIADRVSVMYAGEVVERGTLQDVFDDPVHPYTKGLLGSVPDIDRPDDRLEPIAGNVPDLVDANMPDRCYFADRCPKAMTDCLTRLPEYEVTDSHRARCVLAEREYSEADAVSAERLAGPTDDRAATDDDSAAHDAQVSND, from the coding sequence GTGACCGACCTGTTGCGCGTCCGGGACCTCTCGACGCGCTTCTTCACCGAGGAGGGCCAGATTAACGCGGTCGAGAACGTCTCGTTCACCGTCGAGGCGGGATCCGTCCTCGGCGTCGTCGGCGAGTCCGGCAGCGGGAAGTCCGTCACCGGGCTCTCGCTCATCGACTTGGTCGAGTCGCCGGGGCAGATTACGAGCGGAGAGATCTGGTACAACAACGCCGACCTCGCAGACCGGATCGGCGAGGAGGATCCCGAGGCGGTCGACGGCGACTTCGTCGACCTCCGCCGACTCTCCGAGGCGGAGCGCCGGTCGCTCCGCGGGTCTGCGTTCAGTATGATCTTCCAAGATCCGATGAGCAGCTTCAACCCCTCTATCACCGTCGGTGAGCAGATCGCCGAGGCGGCCGAGGTGCAGCGCCGGGCGAGCGCGAACCCGCGCTCGACCCGGTCGCGGACGCAGGGGTACGGGCTGGGCCAGATGTTCCTCGACGGCGTCCTCCCCAACCGCTCGTACACCTCCGAGGAGAGCTGGGACCGCGCGATCGAGCTGCTCGAACGCGTCGGCATTCCCGACCCGGCCGAGCGCGCCGAAGAATACCCGCACCAGTTCTCCGGTGGGATGCTCCAGCGCGCGATGATCGCACAGGCGCTCGCCGGCGACCCGGATCTGCTCGTGGCCGACGAGCCGACGACCGCGCTGGACGTGACCATCCAGGCGCAGATCCTCGATCTGCTCGCCGATCTTCAGGAAACGATGGAGATGAGCGTCGTGCTCATCACCCACAACTTAGGCGTCATCGCCCGGATCGCCGACCGAGTAAGCGTCATGTACGCCGGCGAGGTGGTCGAACGCGGGACCCTGCAAGACGTGTTCGACGATCCGGTCCACCCGTATACGAAGGGGCTGTTGGGCTCGGTACCAGACATCGATCGCCCAGACGATCGGCTCGAACCCATCGCGGGCAACGTGCCGGACCTCGTCGACGCGAACATGCCCGACCGGTGCTATTTCGCCGATCGCTGTCCGAAAGCCATGACAGACTGTCTCACGCGACTGCCGGAGTACGAAGTAACTGATAGCCACCGCGCCCGCTGCGTCCTCGCCGAGCGCGAGTACAGCGAGGCCGACGCGGTCTCCGCCGAGCGGCTCGCGGGGCCGACGGACGACAGGGCGGCCACGGATGACGACTCGGCCGCACACGACGCCCAGGTGAGCAATGACTGA
- a CDS encoding ABC transporter permease encodes MISPRTLRNLRSELSRSLLAKLGIAIIAVILFTAMFAPLLAPHDPTDQNLDNTNIPPLGFMATENQTSTQMVDGEVQIVEEEVVVNTTAAHPLGTDSLGRDVLSRTMFGARTSLLVGLFGTSIAVVLGVTVGITAGYYGGRIDDALMRFADVMLAFPSLVLAIALIGLWGQASLRIPDPLVELGIASAEMPENIVLPGTVIVVVALVNWVWFARVARGEALSVRDQEYVKAARSMGGSDLHLILRHVLPNSLTPILVLATIQIAAIILLESSLSFLGFSGAQLSWGFDIAQGRQYLSSSWWIATMPGLAIVAAVVGINLIGDWLRDALDPGIEGQGGAP; translated from the coding sequence GTGATCTCTCCCCGGACGCTCCGGAACCTCCGGAGCGAACTCTCACGAAGCCTCCTCGCGAAGCTCGGGATCGCGATCATCGCGGTCATTCTCTTCACGGCGATGTTTGCCCCGCTCTTGGCACCCCACGATCCGACTGACCAGAATCTTGACAACACGAACATTCCGCCGCTCGGGTTCATGGCGACGGAGAACCAGACGAGCACGCAGATGGTCGACGGCGAGGTACAGATCGTCGAAGAGGAGGTCGTCGTCAACACCACGGCCGCGCATCCGCTCGGTACCGACTCGCTGGGCCGCGACGTGCTCTCCCGGACGATGTTCGGCGCCCGCACGTCGCTTCTGGTCGGCCTGTTCGGGACCTCCATCGCCGTCGTGCTCGGCGTCACCGTCGGGATCACGGCTGGCTACTACGGCGGTCGGATCGACGACGCGCTGATGCGTTTTGCCGACGTCATGTTGGCGTTCCCGTCGCTCGTGCTCGCGATCGCGCTCATCGGGCTGTGGGGGCAGGCCTCGCTGCGCATCCCCGACCCGCTGGTCGAACTCGGGATCGCGTCCGCAGAGATGCCGGAGAATATCGTGTTGCCGGGGACCGTTATCGTCGTCGTCGCGCTCGTGAACTGGGTGTGGTTCGCCCGCGTCGCGCGCGGAGAGGCGCTCTCCGTCCGCGATCAGGAGTACGTGAAGGCGGCGCGATCGATGGGCGGAAGCGACCTGCATCTGATACTCAGACACGTGCTCCCGAACAGCCTGACGCCGATCTTAGTGCTCGCGACGATCCAGATCGCCGCGATCATCCTGCTTGAGTCCTCGCTGTCGTTCCTCGGCTTCTCGGGGGCGCAGCTCTCGTGGGGCTTCGACATCGCGCAGGGGCGACAGTACCTCTCGTCGTCGTGGTGGATCGCGACCATGCCCGGGCTCGCCATCGTTGCTGCCGTCGTCGGCATTAACCTGATCGGCGACTGGCTTCGCGACGCGCTCGATCCGGGCATCGAGGGACAGGGAGGTGCGCCGTGA
- a CDS encoding ABC transporter permease: protein MALGRFLLKRGIQGVLVVWGVVTAVFLLRFITPGNPVTFVAPLDASAELRAQIAADLGLDQPLYIQYVDYIGGLLQGDMGYSYLRGTEASTIVFARVPATVELAVAATIVAIVIAIPLGVISATRRREPADYGATLFSLVGISTPNFWLGIMLILVLSVQFDLFPTSRRPIGFFETFTFLVTVENGLSVPMNVGAFLDGLRTWLWHITLPAVTLGTYFTALVTRLTRSGMIEELGQPYVRAARAKGLPESLIQYKHALQNTLIPIVTVLGLQLGTLIGGAVITEAVFSWPGLGTLVIDAINVRDWPLIQGSLIVIGTGFVLINIFVDSLYAYLNPRVVH, encoded by the coding sequence ATGGCGCTAGGACGGTTCCTCCTGAAACGCGGGATCCAAGGCGTGCTGGTCGTGTGGGGGGTCGTGACCGCGGTGTTCCTGCTGCGGTTCATCACCCCCGGCAACCCAGTGACGTTCGTCGCACCGCTGGACGCGAGCGCGGAGCTTCGCGCGCAGATAGCCGCAGATCTGGGGCTCGATCAGCCGCTGTACATCCAGTACGTCGACTATATCGGCGGGCTCCTACAGGGAGACATGGGGTACTCGTACCTCCGCGGGACTGAGGCGAGCACCATCGTGTTCGCCCGCGTGCCGGCCACCGTCGAGCTGGCGGTCGCGGCGACCATCGTTGCGATCGTCATCGCGATCCCGCTCGGCGTCATCAGCGCGACGCGCCGGCGCGAGCCCGCCGACTACGGGGCGACCCTGTTCTCGCTCGTGGGCATCTCGACACCGAACTTCTGGCTCGGGATCATGCTCATCCTGGTGTTGTCGGTGCAGTTCGATCTGTTCCCGACGAGCCGGCGGCCGATCGGTTTCTTCGAGACGTTCACGTTCCTCGTCACGGTCGAGAACGGACTCTCCGTCCCGATGAACGTCGGCGCGTTCCTCGACGGACTGCGGACGTGGCTGTGGCACATCACACTGCCGGCGGTGACGCTCGGCACGTACTTCACCGCGCTCGTCACCCGGCTCACCCGGAGCGGGATGATCGAGGAGCTCGGACAGCCGTACGTCCGCGCGGCGCGTGCGAAGGGGCTCCCGGAGTCGCTGATACAGTACAAACACGCGCTCCAGAACACCCTCATCCCGATTGTCACCGTGTTGGGACTCCAGCTCGGGACCCTGATCGGCGGCGCAGTGATCACCGAGGCCGTGTTCTCGTGGCCCGGGCTCGGCACGCTCGTCATCGATGCGATCAACGTCCGCGACTGGCCGCTGATCCAGGGGTCGCTGATCGTGATCGGGACCGGGTTCGTGCTGATCAACATCTTCGTCGACTCGCTGTACGCGTACCTCAATCCGCGGGTGGTCCACTGA
- a CDS encoding ABC transporter substrate-binding protein, whose protein sequence is MSRDHSNVNRRTYLTYVGGTAATVGLAGCSDNGGSGEDNENGSDGSDGSDGSDGGDEEQLPEPETREEHLQRANLRLNQRAPWIFLNRQYSVYGIASRLGWDARRDERIEAQAISVTEGEPSVAITQSSMDSGLDPHDHRETPTDNIVVQAYDGVLGRNADGDIIDALATDYERLEDGRVRFEIRDGVTFHNGDELQPSDIAYSVNRVVDPEVGISSPQNDQLAGVTGAEVVDGGVEVTSDGINPIVFSLFASYCKVVQQDWIESRDTSAINSDMNGTGPFQVVEYEQDVEIVYEPYEGYWGDAPEIEELTIRSASEASTRVSQLLAGETDLIVNVPPQEVSRVRDEDTTEVTAVPSTRVVFNAMRYDVEPFSSVEFRQAMNYAIDLDSIIENILQGFADATGQPTLEGFVGYNEEIDPYPQDIEQAEQLVEDSGHAGAEITLETPVGRYLRDVEIAQAVASQIDELSNVSCEVEQRDFASLAGEVTSGDIENMPHFYLLGWGNTTFDASQTIIPLLTSDGALSSYQGDDEVDELMSESQNLPGGN, encoded by the coding sequence ATGTCACGCGATCACTCGAACGTGAACCGCCGGACGTACCTCACGTACGTCGGAGGAACTGCGGCCACCGTCGGGTTGGCCGGCTGTTCGGACAACGGCGGCTCGGGCGAGGACAACGAAAACGGCAGTGACGGCAGCGACGGCAGCGACGGCAGCGATGGCGGGGACGAAGAGCAGCTTCCGGAGCCGGAGACCCGCGAAGAGCACCTCCAGCGCGCGAACCTCCGGCTCAACCAGCGCGCCCCGTGGATCTTCCTCAACCGCCAGTACAGCGTGTACGGCATCGCGAGCCGACTCGGCTGGGACGCTCGCCGCGACGAGCGGATCGAAGCGCAAGCCATCTCGGTGACGGAGGGCGAGCCGTCGGTCGCGATCACCCAGTCGTCGATGGATTCGGGGCTCGACCCCCACGACCACCGTGAGACGCCGACCGACAACATCGTCGTGCAGGCCTACGACGGCGTGCTCGGTCGCAACGCCGACGGCGACATCATCGACGCGCTCGCGACGGACTACGAGCGGCTCGAAGACGGTCGCGTCCGATTCGAGATCCGCGACGGCGTCACCTTCCACAACGGCGACGAGCTCCAGCCGTCGGACATCGCCTACAGCGTCAACCGGGTCGTCGACCCCGAGGTCGGAATCTCGAGCCCGCAAAACGACCAGCTCGCCGGCGTCACGGGCGCCGAGGTCGTCGACGGCGGGGTCGAGGTGACCTCCGACGGGATCAACCCGATCGTGTTCTCGCTTTTCGCCTCGTACTGTAAGGTCGTTCAGCAGGACTGGATCGAGTCGCGCGACACCTCGGCGATAAACTCCGACATGAACGGGACCGGCCCGTTCCAAGTCGTCGAGTACGAGCAGGACGTCGAGATCGTCTACGAGCCCTACGAGGGGTACTGGGGCGACGCGCCGGAGATCGAAGAGCTGACGATCCGGTCGGCCAGCGAGGCGAGCACGCGCGTCTCGCAGCTGCTGGCCGGCGAGACGGACCTCATCGTCAACGTGCCGCCGCAGGAAGTGAGCCGCGTCCGCGACGAGGACACCACGGAAGTCACAGCGGTGCCGAGCACTCGTGTCGTGTTCAACGCCATGCGGTACGACGTAGAGCCGTTCTCCAGCGTGGAGTTCCGGCAGGCGATGAACTACGCCATCGACTTAGACAGCATCATCGAGAACATCCTGCAAGGGTTCGCCGACGCGACCGGCCAGCCGACCCTCGAAGGGTTCGTCGGCTACAACGAGGAGATCGATCCGTACCCGCAAGACATCGAGCAAGCCGAACAGCTCGTCGAGGACTCCGGTCACGCCGGCGCCGAGATCACCCTCGAAACGCCCGTGGGACGGTACCTCCGCGACGTGGAGATCGCACAGGCGGTCGCTAGCCAGATCGACGAGCTCTCGAACGTCTCCTGTGAGGTCGAGCAGCGCGACTTCGCCTCGCTCGCGGGCGAGGTGACGAGTGGTGATATCGAAAACATGCCCCACTTCTACCTGCTCGGCTGGGGGAACACGACGTTCGACGCCAGTCAGACGATCATCCCGCTCCTCACGTCCGACGGGGCGCTCTCCAGCTATCAGGGCGACGACGAGGTCGACGAGCTCATGTCCGAGTCCCAGAACCTGCCGGGCGGAAACTAA
- a CDS encoding DUF7529 family protein: MSRADLGERWQRVFDDTEATAAEYRDRGWEALALHPGDVNPIADEAQLHVLLPGSEFDAVNELLSGVPIESIRVYAAGSETASYRLVVAENATAEVAVCVPTFVLDSDNEALEAAATDAGELVIRLRPLDDRDHVEFAVDDPSLFFQDPAE, encoded by the coding sequence ATGAGCAGAGCCGATCTCGGCGAGCGGTGGCAGCGCGTGTTCGACGACACCGAGGCGACCGCGGCTGAGTACCGCGACCGCGGGTGGGAGGCGCTCGCGCTTCACCCCGGCGACGTGAATCCGATCGCGGACGAAGCGCAGCTCCACGTCCTGCTCCCCGGCTCGGAGTTCGACGCGGTCAACGAACTGCTCTCTGGGGTGCCGATCGAGTCGATTCGGGTGTATGCGGCGGGGAGTGAGACGGCCAGCTATCGGCTGGTGGTCGCGGAGAACGCCACGGCGGAGGTCGCCGTCTGCGTCCCGACGTTTGTCCTCGACTCGGACAACGAAGCACTCGAAGCGGCCGCGACCGACGCCGGCGAACTGGTAATTCGACTCCGACCGCTCGATGACCGTGATCACGTCGAGTTCGCCGTCGACGACCCGAGCCTCTTCTTCCAAGATCCGGCAGAATAG